A single genomic interval of Terriglobales bacterium harbors:
- a CDS encoding DUF2199 domain-containing protein, with translation PIIGTDQYFVWGVWGSLSKVNFHKLLEMHDDPKRVELPPMFSWLSNHIPEYPDTLNLKMYAHIQGPGWRPHFELEHTDHPLAQEYHHGVTPERVKGIIRGRVRNSE, from the coding sequence GCCAATCATCGGCACGGACCAATACTTCGTGTGGGGTGTCTGGGGGTCGCTCAGCAAAGTGAATTTTCACAAGCTGCTGGAAATGCACGACGACCCGAAACGTGTCGAGCTACCTCCAATGTTTTCGTGGTTAAGCAACCACATTCCCGAGTATCCCGACACTCTAAACCTGAAGATGTACGCGCACATCCAGGGGCCCGGCTGGCGCCCGCATTTCGAACTCGAGCACACCGACCATCCGCTCGCCCAGGAGTACCACCACGGCGTCACACCGGAGCGGGTGAAGGGAATCATTCGGGGACGAGTGCGGAACAGCGAGTGA
- a CDS encoding 3-hydroxyacyl-CoA dehydrogenase NAD-binding domain-containing protein — translation MAGVRTISVIGAGLMGRGIAHAAALGGYRTILEDILPDSLRRAQSEIQANLAKAVEIGKVSREDADAAFARIEFAGSIDEAARAADMVIEAVPEEIESKIEIFTLLDKICPPHTILASNTSSLSITEIASVTYRAPRCLGMHFFNPVHKMKLLEIVRALETDEPTLAAAVEVGKRMGKEVVVVKESPGFITSRINAMIGNEAFYMLQEGVASAADIDKALKLGLNHPMGPFELGDLVGLDTRLHILEYLHKSLGEKFRPCPLLVQYVKAGRLGRKSGRGVYEYPK, via the coding sequence ATGGCCGGGGTCCGCACCATCTCGGTGATCGGCGCCGGCCTGATGGGCCGGGGCATCGCCCACGCCGCCGCCCTCGGCGGCTATCGCACCATCCTCGAGGACATCCTGCCCGACAGCCTGCGCCGCGCCCAGAGCGAGATCCAGGCCAACCTCGCCAAGGCGGTCGAGATCGGCAAGGTCAGCCGTGAGGATGCCGATGCCGCCTTCGCGCGCATCGAGTTCGCCGGCTCCATCGACGAAGCCGCGCGCGCCGCCGACATGGTCATCGAAGCCGTGCCGGAAGAGATCGAATCCAAGATCGAGATCTTCACCCTGCTGGACAAGATCTGCCCGCCGCATACCATCCTCGCCTCCAATACGTCTTCCCTCAGCATCACCGAGATCGCTTCGGTCACCTACCGCGCGCCCCGCTGCCTGGGCATGCACTTTTTCAATCCCGTGCACAAGATGAAGCTGCTGGAGATCGTGCGCGCCCTGGAGACCGACGAACCCACGCTTGCCGCCGCGGTCGAAGTAGGCAAGCGCATGGGCAAGGAAGTGGTGGTGGTAAAGGAGTCTCCGGGGTTCATCACCAGCCGCATCAACGCCATGATCGGCAACGAAGCGTTTTACATGCTGCAGGAAGGCGTGGCCTCCGCCGCCGATATCGATAAGGCCCTGAAGCTCGGCCTGAACCATCCCATGGGGCCGTTCGAACTGGGGGACCTGGTCGGCCTCGATACCCGCCTGCACATCCTCGAGTACCTGCACAAATCCCTGGGAGAGAAGTTCCGCCCCTGCCCGCTGCTGGTGCAGTACGTCAAGGCCGGCCGCCTGGGCCGTAAGTCCGGCCGCGGGGTGTACGAGTACCCGAAGTAG
- a CDS encoding hemerythrin domain-containing protein, translating into MLRDRSLIPLSRQHQHALAMCVLIRRALSSGKASLEKWRGEMREAFAEEIGVHFAAEEEVLFPEARNFPALAPLVDDLLRDHAALRDCFRRAETGTLDTEGLADFVRLLDQHIRKEERQLFEQLQKLVPANRLEELGRSMQKRLGSASGPACKIND; encoded by the coding sequence ATGCTGCGCGACCGCAGCCTCATCCCGCTTTCCCGCCAGCATCAGCACGCGCTGGCCATGTGCGTGCTCATCCGCCGCGCCCTCAGTTCCGGCAAAGCCAGCCTGGAAAAGTGGCGCGGCGAAATGCGCGAGGCGTTCGCGGAAGAAATCGGCGTCCACTTCGCGGCCGAGGAAGAAGTGCTGTTCCCGGAGGCGCGCAATTTCCCCGCCCTGGCGCCCCTGGTCGACGACCTGCTTCGCGACCATGCGGCGCTGCGCGATTGCTTCCGGCGCGCGGAAACCGGCACGCTCGACACCGAGGGTTTGGCGGATTTCGTCCGCCTGCTGGACCAGCACATCCGCAAAGAGGAGCGCCAGCTCTTCGAACAGTTGCAGAAGCTGGTCCCGGCCAACCGTTTGGAAGAACTGGGACGCAGCATGCAGAAGCGGTTGGGGAGCGCTTCCGGTCCAGCGTGCAAGATCAACGACTAG
- the malQ gene encoding 4-alpha-glucanotransferase produces the protein MPFTRASGILLHPTSLPSRGGIGDLGPAAYQFLDFLSAARQRLWQVLPLAPTGLGNSPYSATSAFAGNPLLISLERLAERGWLAPALLRDLPEPSASVDYSSVRRRKLPLLREAARNFLATARGAQRERYERFRRESAGWLEDFALYDALRSRHGEQAWNRWPSAIAHREPAALARAREYLAEDMGIVRAIQFFFFEQWNALHSEARRRGIRLVGDVAIFVSCDSADVWAHREIFTLREDDLEPYVVAGVPPDLFSKTGQRWGDPLYRWDALAARGYDWWIERVRAALRTCDILRLDHFRGFEQYWEIPAGEPTAVNGRWQPGPGDDLFRALSGALGELPLIAEDLGYITPEVHALRCRWNIPGMKVLQFAFGDPGAHIYLPHRYETNCAVYTGTHDNDTVRGWWESGASDAERRHAQAYFGHDPEGMNWAFIRGALASPAVLAIFPLQDALGLGSEGRMNVPSRPDGNWTWRFPPDALAPHIAERLAMLAEVTDRDPGTSVPAASQPSEEYCA, from the coding sequence ATGCCCTTCACTCGCGCCAGCGGGATCCTGTTGCATCCGACGTCGCTGCCCTCGCGGGGCGGCATCGGAGACTTGGGCCCGGCGGCGTACCAGTTCCTGGACTTCCTCTCCGCCGCACGCCAGCGCCTGTGGCAGGTGCTGCCACTGGCGCCCACCGGCCTGGGCAACTCGCCTTACTCGGCTACCTCGGCCTTCGCCGGCAATCCGCTGCTCATCAGCCTGGAGAGACTGGCGGAGCGTGGCTGGCTCGCTCCCGCGCTCCTGCGCGATCTGCCCGAGCCTTCGGCTTCCGTCGACTATTCCTCCGTGCGCCGTCGCAAGCTGCCGCTACTGCGCGAAGCCGCGCGCAACTTTCTTGCCACTGCCAGGGGAGCGCAGCGCGAACGCTACGAACGGTTCCGCCGCGAAAGCGCGGGGTGGCTCGAGGATTTCGCCCTCTACGACGCCTTGCGTTCCCGGCACGGCGAGCAGGCATGGAACCGCTGGCCGTCCGCCATCGCTCACCGCGAGCCGGCGGCTCTTGCCCGCGCCCGTGAATATCTTGCCGAAGACATGGGGATCGTGCGCGCCATCCAGTTCTTCTTTTTCGAGCAGTGGAACGCGCTGCACAGCGAGGCCCGGCGGCGCGGCATCCGCCTGGTGGGCGACGTCGCCATCTTCGTGAGTTGCGACTCGGCCGACGTCTGGGCCCATCGCGAAATCTTCACCCTGCGCGAGGACGATCTGGAGCCCTACGTGGTCGCGGGCGTCCCCCCCGACCTGTTCAGCAAGACCGGGCAGCGCTGGGGCGACCCGCTCTATCGTTGGGACGCGCTGGCCGCGCGCGGCTACGACTGGTGGATCGAGCGCGTGCGCGCCGCCCTGCGCACCTGCGACATTCTGCGGCTCGACCACTTTCGCGGCTTCGAGCAGTACTGGGAGATCCCCGCCGGCGAACCGACCGCCGTGAACGGACGCTGGCAGCCGGGCCCCGGCGACGACCTGTTCCGCGCCCTGAGCGGCGCGCTGGGCGAGTTGCCGCTCATCGCCGAGGACCTGGGTTACATCACCCCTGAGGTGCATGCGCTGCGCTGCCGCTGGAACATCCCGGGGATGAAAGTGCTGCAGTTCGCCTTCGGCGACCCCGGCGCCCACATCTATCTGCCCCATCGCTACGAAACCAACTGCGCGGTCTACACCGGCACGCACGACAACGACACCGTGCGCGGCTGGTGGGAGTCGGGCGCGAGCGACGCCGAGCGCCGCCACGCCCAGGCCTATTTCGGCCACGACCCCGAAGGCATGAACTGGGCTTTCATCCGCGGCGCCCTGGCTTCGCCCGCCGTGCTCGCCATCTTCCCGCTGCAGGATGCGCTGGGCTTGGGCAGCGAAGGCCGCATGAACGTCCCCAGCCGCCCTGACGGCAACTGGACCTGGCGCTTCCCACCGGATGCGCTCGCGCCACACATCGCCGAGCGCCTCGCGATGCTCGCGGAAGTGACGGACCGTGACCCAGGGACTTCGGTCCCGGCAGCGTCTCAGCCGTCAGAAGAGTATTGCGCCTGA
- a CDS encoding peptidylprolyl isomerase, with translation MIRFLQSSNRGAKILLGGMLLVLSAAMLVYLIPGFMDATSGPVQGVIASVGDEQITALEVQEAARRIGRQQFQRNIPAQLLPFFIQRAADSLVVDKAMLFEARRLGLKVSENEVRQSLRTGFLGAQLFPGGKFIGQPNYEAFVQQNFQMTVMQLEQALRNQLLAEKLRAVIVGGTSVSAKDIELEFQRQNRKIRFDYAVLRPEDVARNIHPAEAELRAFFQANQVRYANAIPEKRQVRYVQIDAALARQKVEITPQDLQRFYNDRRDQFRVSEQVDVRHILVKTPPAGADGKVDPAAVEAARKKAEDILKQLRAGADFAALAKKYSDDPGSKEEGGLYGGVTRGRMVPEFEKAAFSLPPGQISDLVQTQFGFHILKVESHQQAHVQTLEEVRDRIEPQVREEKASRAVDELASRLESEARGSNLNTAAGKLGFATVTTQFFSRTDTLPGIGFAPAFNEAVFNAREKAPPSIARMPQGYVVFELLGVQPGRAGTFEELRARVEEDFRNERSQQLLLQRTSELSDRARAAHDLKKAARELGAEVRTSELVNAQSQVPEIGLMSGSASVAFVLKAGEISGPIQAGRNGVVIAVLERQDPDPAVLERDKDQIRDRLLARKRDALMEVYVSTLVERLEKEGKIKRNNEELERLTGAFGNT, from the coding sequence ATGATCCGATTCCTTCAATCGTCGAACCGCGGCGCCAAGATCCTGCTCGGCGGCATGCTGCTGGTTCTTTCTGCGGCCATGCTGGTCTATCTGATTCCCGGCTTCATGGACGCCACCAGCGGTCCGGTCCAAGGCGTGATTGCCAGCGTGGGCGACGAGCAGATCACCGCGCTCGAGGTGCAGGAAGCGGCGCGGCGCATCGGCCGCCAGCAGTTCCAGCGCAATATTCCGGCGCAGCTCTTGCCCTTCTTCATCCAGCGCGCCGCCGATTCGCTGGTGGTGGACAAAGCCATGCTCTTCGAGGCCCGGCGCCTGGGTCTCAAAGTCTCTGAGAACGAGGTGCGCCAGTCGCTGCGCACCGGCTTCCTGGGCGCGCAGCTCTTTCCCGGCGGCAAGTTCATCGGCCAGCCCAACTACGAAGCCTTTGTCCAGCAGAACTTCCAGATGACGGTGATGCAACTGGAGCAGGCCCTCCGGAACCAGCTTCTGGCGGAGAAACTGCGCGCGGTCATCGTGGGCGGAACCTCGGTTTCCGCCAAGGACATCGAGCTGGAGTTCCAGCGCCAGAACCGCAAGATCCGCTTCGACTACGCAGTGCTCAGGCCGGAGGACGTCGCCAGGAACATTCATCCGGCCGAGGCCGAACTGCGTGCCTTCTTCCAGGCCAACCAGGTGCGTTATGCCAACGCCATCCCGGAAAAGCGCCAGGTGCGTTACGTACAGATCGACGCGGCGCTGGCGCGCCAGAAAGTGGAAATCACACCGCAGGATTTGCAGCGCTTCTACAACGACCGCCGCGACCAGTTCCGCGTCTCCGAACAGGTGGACGTCCGACACATCCTGGTGAAGACTCCGCCGGCTGGCGCCGATGGCAAGGTGGACCCCGCAGCCGTGGAAGCAGCCCGCAAGAAGGCCGAAGACATTCTCAAGCAGCTTCGCGCCGGCGCTGACTTCGCCGCCCTGGCGAAGAAGTATTCCGACGACCCCGGCAGCAAGGAGGAGGGCGGCCTCTATGGCGGCGTCACTCGCGGCCGCATGGTGCCGGAGTTTGAAAAGGCGGCATTTTCCCTGCCTCCGGGCCAGATCAGCGACCTGGTACAGACCCAGTTCGGCTTCCACATCCTGAAAGTGGAGAGCCACCAGCAGGCGCACGTGCAGACGCTCGAGGAAGTGCGCGACCGGATCGAGCCGCAGGTCCGGGAAGAGAAGGCGTCACGTGCCGTCGACGAGCTGGCCAGCCGCCTGGAGTCCGAGGCCCGCGGCTCGAACCTCAATACCGCCGCCGGCAAGCTGGGCTTCGCCACCGTGACCACGCAGTTCTTCAGCCGCACGGACACGCTGCCCGGCATCGGCTTTGCGCCCGCCTTCAACGAAGCCGTCTTCAACGCCCGTGAGAAGGCTCCACCCTCGATCGCCCGGATGCCGCAGGGCTACGTGGTGTTCGAACTGCTGGGCGTCCAGCCCGGGCGCGCCGGCACCTTCGAGGAACTGCGCGCGCGCGTGGAAGAGGACTTCCGCAACGAGCGCTCGCAGCAGTTGCTGCTGCAGCGCACCAGCGAACTCTCCGACCGCGCCCGCGCCGCACACGACCTGAAGAAGGCGGCGCGCGAGTTGGGCGCCGAAGTGCGCACCTCCGAGCTGGTCAACGCCCAGAGCCAGGTACCGGAGATCGGCCTGATGTCCGGTTCCGCTTCGGTCGCCTTCGTGCTCAAGGCGGGAGAAATCAGCGGTCCCATTCAGGCCGGCCGAAACGGGGTGGTCATCGCGGTGCTCGAGCGCCAGGATCCCGATCCTGCGGTTCTGGAGCGCGACAAAGACCAGATCCGCGACCGCCTGCTGGCCCGCAAGCGCGACGCCCTCATGGAAGTGTACGTTTCTACCCTGGTGGAGCGCCTGGAGAAGGAAGGCAAGATCAAGCGCAACAACGAGGAGCTCGAGCGCTTGACCGGCGCCTTCGGCAACACCTAA